From Chryseobacterium sp. H1D6B, a single genomic window includes:
- a CDS encoding GNAT family N-acetyltransferase encodes MIEVKQNNGEKHGNFEAFIDGKNAGMMTYTWAGEDRFIIDHTEVQEAYNGMGVGKEMLLAAVNFARKEGKKIIPLCPFAKASFQKDEDLQDVLV; translated from the coding sequence ATGATTGAAGTAAAACAAAACAACGGAGAAAAACACGGAAATTTTGAAGCATTCATAGACGGCAAAAACGCAGGAATGATGACCTATACATGGGCTGGAGAAGACAGATTTATTATTGACCACACTGAGGTACAAGAAGCATACAACGGAATGGGTGTAGGAAAAGAAATGCTTTTGGCAGCAGTGAATTTTGCAAGAAAAGAAGGTAAAAAAATCATACCGCTCTGCCCTTTTGCAAAAGCAAGTTTTCAGAAAGATGAAGATTTACAAGACGTATTAGTCTAA
- a CDS encoding OsmC family protein, with translation MGVTVKASLGKTKYYTEVTAGENQIITDEPIDKGGQNKGFNPFEVLATSLASCTAATLKMYIDRKEWDVEKINVEVELENYPLTKTAVFKRDISFEGNLDEEQIRRLHHIADACPVHKILTNNIEINTKFS, from the coding sequence ATGGGGGTAACCGTAAAAGCAAGTTTAGGAAAAACAAAATATTACACTGAAGTAACAGCCGGTGAAAACCAGATCATTACTGACGAACCTATTGATAAAGGCGGACAGAATAAAGGCTTTAATCCTTTTGAAGTTTTAGCAACATCGCTGGCAAGCTGTACTGCGGCTACTTTAAAAATGTATATTGACCGAAAAGAATGGGATGTTGAAAAAATAAATGTAGAAGTAGAATTGGAAAATTATCCTTTAACCAAAACTGCAGTTTTTAAAAGAGACATCAGCTTCGAAGGAAATTTAGATGAAGAGCAGATCAGAAGGCTTCATCACATTGCTGATGCATGCCCTGTCCACAAAATATTAACAAATAACATAGAAATTAACACTAAATTCTCATAA
- a CDS encoding (4Fe-4S)-binding protein, with amino-acid sequence METHEYINGEITVVWMPKKCIHSGICVKTLPQVYNPKERPWIQVENATAQELKNQIDLCPSGALSYKFNTVK; translated from the coding sequence ATGGAAACACATGAATACATCAACGGCGAAATTACAGTGGTCTGGATGCCCAAAAAGTGTATCCACTCCGGAATCTGCGTAAAAACACTGCCTCAAGTTTATAATCCAAAAGAAAGACCTTGGATACAAGTAGAAAATGCAACCGCACAAGAACTTAAAAACCAAATAGATCTATGCCCTTCAGGAGCATTGAGTTATAAATTCAACACCGTAAAATAA
- a CDS encoding TMEM175 family protein, translated as MTKGRLEAFSDGVLAIIITIMVLELKIPEGNNWESLKPLLPKFLAYIFSFIYVGIYWNNHHHLFQAVKKINGSILWANLHLLFWLSLMPAATEWLGETHFAKNPAATYGFILIMCAVAYTILENLAIKNEGEHSKLNEAINSKFKEYISLFCYILGIIVSFFYPYIAIGFYYIVALIWLIPDSRIEKSLKEE; from the coding sequence ATGACTAAGGGAAGATTAGAGGCTTTCAGTGATGGTGTTCTTGCTATTATTATTACCATCATGGTCCTTGAGCTCAAGATACCTGAGGGTAATAATTGGGAAAGTTTAAAACCTCTCCTTCCTAAATTTCTGGCTTATATTTTCAGTTTCATTTATGTCGGAATTTATTGGAACAACCACCACCACTTATTTCAGGCAGTAAAAAAAATAAATGGAAGTATCCTTTGGGCAAATCTGCATTTATTATTCTGGCTTTCATTAATGCCCGCAGCTACAGAATGGCTCGGGGAAACTCATTTTGCAAAAAATCCCGCAGCAACGTATGGTTTTATCCTTATCATGTGTGCTGTTGCTTATACTATATTGGAAAATCTTGCTATTAAAAATGAAGGCGAGCATTCCAAGCTTAATGAAGCTATTAATTCAAAGTTCAAAGAATATATTTCTCTTTTCTGTTATATTTTAGGAATTATTGTTTCGTTTTTTTATCCTTATATTGCTATTGGTTTTTATTACATAGTTGCTCTTATATGGTTAATTCCGGACAGCAGAATCGAAAAATCATTAAAAGAAGAATAA
- a CDS encoding NAD(P)H-dependent oxidoreductase: protein MKILAFAGSTSSTSINRELVKFVLKDFQNEEINLIDLNDYTMPTFSVDLEKKGFPDQAHAFLKRIEECDVIICSLAEHNRSYSAAFKNVFDWASRINVKVFQNKPMLLMSTSPGGYGGGNVMNTAKTFFPQFAAEIKDTFSLPKFYENFDIESGVINPDMLKDLKDKIENFKLQIKTND from the coding sequence ATGAAAATATTAGCATTTGCAGGAAGTACCTCTTCCACTTCGATCAACAGAGAATTGGTAAAATTTGTTTTGAAAGACTTTCAAAACGAAGAAATTAATCTGATTGATCTTAATGATTATACGATGCCTACTTTCTCTGTTGATCTTGAAAAAAAAGGATTTCCTGATCAGGCTCATGCATTTTTAAAACGAATTGAAGAGTGTGATGTTATTATCTGTTCTCTTGCAGAACACAACAGATCTTACAGCGCTGCTTTTAAAAATGTTTTCGACTGGGCTTCAAGAATTAACGTAAAAGTTTTCCAAAACAAACCTATGCTTTTGATGAGCACTTCTCCTGGGGGCTATGGGGGCGGGAATGTAATGAATACAGCTAAAACATTCTTTCCGCAGTTTGCAGCGGAGATTAAAGATACTTTTTCTCTTCCCAAATTCTATGAAAATTTTGATATAGAAAGCGGTGTCATTAATCCTGACATGCTTAAAGATTTAAAAGATAAAATAGAGAATTTTAAACTTCAGATTAAAACCAATGACTAA
- the bla gene encoding subclass B3 metallo-beta-lactamase yields MKRIILVFLMILSFFSNAQTVKEPENNPEEWSKAYEPFRIAGNLYYVGTYDLASYLIVTNKGNILINTGLAGSLPMIKNSIKKLGFNYKDIKILTLTQAHFDHMGAMAEIKKETGAKLYVDEKDAEELKTGGKSDYELGKYGVTFKPVIPDYLLKNNDKIKLGNTTLTLLHHPGHTKGSCSFLFETKDNNQTYKVLIANLPSIIIDKKFSEVKSYQNIQKDYADTFKAMKNVNFDIWVTSHASQFNLHKKRKEGDPYNPKLFADKEVYFQKLEKLETDYQEKIKQDSSEK; encoded by the coding sequence ATGAAAAGAATTATTCTTGTATTCTTAATGATACTCTCTTTTTTTAGTAATGCTCAGACTGTGAAGGAACCTGAAAACAATCCTGAAGAATGGTCAAAAGCTTATGAACCTTTCAGAATTGCAGGGAATTTATATTATGTAGGAACTTACGATCTGGCATCTTATCTGATTGTTACCAATAAAGGAAATATTCTTATCAATACAGGATTAGCCGGCTCACTTCCAATGATCAAGAACAGCATTAAAAAACTTGGTTTTAATTATAAGGACATCAAAATTCTGACTTTAACACAGGCTCATTTTGACCACATGGGAGCAATGGCTGAGATAAAAAAAGAAACAGGTGCCAAACTTTATGTAGATGAAAAAGATGCTGAAGAATTAAAAACCGGAGGAAAATCAGATTATGAACTAGGAAAATATGGAGTAACATTCAAACCCGTGATCCCAGATTATCTTTTGAAAAACAATGATAAAATAAAACTCGGGAATACTACCCTTACTTTACTTCACCATCCCGGACATACAAAAGGATCATGCAGTTTTTTATTTGAAACCAAAGATAACAATCAAACATATAAAGTTTTAATTGCCAATTTGCCTTCAATAATTATTGATAAAAAATTCTCTGAAGTGAAAAGTTATCAAAATATTCAGAAAGATTATGCTGATACCTTTAAAGCTATGAAAAATGTGAATTTTGATATTTGGGTAACTTCTCATGCAAGCCAATTTAACCTGCATAAGAAACGAAAAGAGGGAGATCCTTACAATCCGAAATTATTTGCAGACAAAGAAGTCTATTTTCAAAAACTTGAAAAATTAGAAACAGATTACCAAGAAAAAATAAAACAAGATTCATCAGAAAAATAA
- a CDS encoding pirin family protein: protein MSNIGLIIEEKAADIGNFLVGRLLPFREKRAVGPFVFIDHMGPVELMDYQNLDVPPHPHIGLSTLTYLLEGSIFHRDSIGSAVEIKPGAVNWMTAGKGVVHSERTPEYLRETDKKLHGFQIWVGLPKHLEQSEPSFHHTEADEIPAWEEGEIHYKLIAGEAFGKKSPIPVHSKLFFIEIKTKTAQKISIGQDLYGEAAMYILDGKVNIEGNDYGSRQLLIAKDTKLCEFEMSENATVYIFGGEPFDEERFIFWNFVNSDKELLDQAKVNWNDQNHDAFPLVPGDEHDYVPLPKSILNRK from the coding sequence ATGTCAAACATTGGACTTATCATAGAAGAAAAAGCGGCAGATATCGGCAACTTTCTAGTAGGCAGACTGCTTCCTTTTCGTGAAAAAAGAGCTGTAGGACCTTTTGTTTTTATTGATCATATGGGCCCTGTAGAGTTAATGGACTACCAAAATCTTGATGTCCCTCCTCATCCGCACATTGGACTTTCAACATTGACTTATCTTCTTGAAGGTTCTATCTTCCACCGCGACAGTATTGGAAGTGCAGTAGAAATAAAGCCTGGTGCCGTAAACTGGATGACGGCTGGGAAAGGTGTTGTACATTCAGAGAGAACTCCTGAATATTTAAGGGAGACGGATAAAAAACTTCACGGATTTCAAATCTGGGTGGGGCTTCCAAAACATTTAGAGCAGAGCGAACCCTCTTTCCACCATACTGAAGCAGATGAAATTCCAGCTTGGGAAGAAGGTGAAATTCATTATAAATTAATTGCAGGAGAAGCTTTTGGAAAAAAATCACCTATACCGGTTCACAGCAAATTATTTTTTATTGAAATTAAAACCAAAACCGCTCAGAAAATAAGTATCGGACAAGATCTATACGGCGAAGCAGCCATGTATATTTTGGACGGAAAAGTAAATATTGAAGGGAATGATTACGGCTCAAGGCAGTTATTGATCGCAAAAGATACAAAGCTTTGTGAATTTGAAATGAGTGAAAACGCAACCGTTTATATTTTTGGCGGCGAGCCTTTTGATGAGGAACGTTTTATATTTTGGAATTTCGTAAATTCAGATAAAGAATTATTAGATCAGGCTAAAGTGAACTGGAACGATCAAAACCATGATGCTTTTCCTTTAGTTCCTGGCGATGAGCATGACTATGTACCGCTTCCAAAATCGATTTTAAACAGAAAATAA
- a CDS encoding GNAT family N-acetyltransferase, with protein MKPEFENIPLVKNESKKRFEIEVNGHFAFIDYREMGHQTALVHTEAEPELAGTGAAAAVVEKTLQYIEENGKKLLPFCPYVFAYIKKHPEWKRIVDERFDGYDKL; from the coding sequence ATGAAACCAGAATTCGAAAATATTCCTTTAGTGAAAAACGAGTCTAAAAAAAGATTTGAAATAGAAGTAAACGGCCATTTTGCGTTTATCGATTACCGTGAAATGGGTCATCAGACCGCATTAGTTCACACAGAAGCTGAACCGGAATTAGCAGGAACAGGTGCTGCAGCAGCCGTAGTAGAAAAAACACTTCAGTACATTGAAGAAAATGGAAAAAAACTGCTTCCTTTCTGTCCGTATGTATTTGCATATATTAAAAAACATCCGGAATGGAAACGTATTGTAGATGAAAGATTTGATGGATACGACAAACTTTAA
- a CDS encoding pirin family protein has product MATKKIEMIVSPKPAHYVGDGFRVHNFIPSAHKLDMKRMDPFIMLDYNSKFHFNGSDKPRGVGVHPHRGFETVTIAYQGKVEHHDSAGGGGVIGEGDVQWMTAAKGVLHKEYHETEWSKTGGIFQMVQLWVNLPAKDKMSTPKYQAIKNSEMKKVDLGENGFIEVIAGEYNKNKGPAFTFSPVHMMNAKLKTGGKATFDFPANFNTGALVIEGSVIINGEEKIQSDHFVLFENKGETFTLEASEDSIVLIISGAPIKEPIFPHGPFVMNTREEIMQAFEDYNTGKFGYLED; this is encoded by the coding sequence ATGGCAACTAAAAAAATAGAAATGATAGTATCTCCAAAACCTGCACATTATGTAGGTGATGGTTTTAGGGTGCATAATTTTATTCCAAGCGCCCATAAACTGGATATGAAGAGAATGGATCCGTTCATTATGCTTGATTATAATTCTAAATTTCATTTTAACGGGTCAGACAAGCCGAGAGGTGTTGGAGTACATCCGCACAGAGGTTTTGAAACGGTAACAATAGCTTATCAAGGAAAAGTGGAACATCACGACAGTGCGGGTGGCGGAGGAGTAATCGGTGAAGGAGACGTACAGTGGATGACCGCTGCAAAAGGTGTTCTTCATAAAGAATACCATGAAACAGAATGGTCTAAAACAGGGGGAATATTCCAGATGGTCCAGCTTTGGGTCAACCTGCCTGCCAAAGATAAAATGAGTACACCAAAATATCAGGCCATTAAAAATTCAGAAATGAAAAAGGTGGACCTGGGTGAAAATGGATTTATAGAGGTGATCGCAGGAGAATATAACAAAAATAAAGGACCCGCTTTTACTTTTAGCCCAGTACATATGATGAATGCAAAACTGAAAACAGGAGGAAAAGCCACGTTTGATTTTCCAGCGAATTTCAATACAGGCGCCTTAGTGATTGAAGGAAGTGTCATCATTAATGGTGAAGAAAAAATTCAGTCAGATCATTTTGTATTATTTGAAAATAAAGGGGAAACATTTACTCTTGAAGCTTCAGAAGATTCAATTGTATTAATTATCAGTGGAGCACCTATCAAGGAACCAATTTTCCCACATGGACCTTTTGTAATGAATACAAGAGAAGAAATTATGCAGGCTTTTGAAGATTACAATACCGGAAAGTTCGGTTATCTGGAAGACTAA
- a CDS encoding MFS transporter: MPEIQATQTSVKKILPLILATAIFMQMLDSTILNTSLPSIAKDLHESPLNMQNAIISYVLTLAVFMPASGFLADRFGTKKVFIVSLILFSLGSLFCALSQNLTQLVISRVLQGVGGSLMTPVGKLALIKTFDKNELLKAMNFAIIPALIGPVLGPLVGGYMVDYLSWHWIFLINIPIGMIGIILGIKYMPNYKSEAVDFDLKGFLIFAGASLLLSISLELFGDLQNTTPVLLVFILGFLFLYYYYRHAKKGGNPIFPLNLFQVRTFRVGIVGNLATRLGISAVPLLLPLMIQIAYKQSAVTSGWIIAPMALTAMFGKSYVIKILNRFGYRRTLMVNTFIIGTLICLLAIPNIHTSLYWFIPIIAFLGFFNSIQFTSMNTISIADLRNFQTSSGNSLISVNQQLAIGFGIAFGLIVLKLFENTDLIHGEIHNAFRLTFLTVGILTILSGLVFRRLHVFDGQNMKSH, translated from the coding sequence ATGCCGGAAATACAAGCTACACAAACGTCAGTAAAAAAAATCCTCCCTCTGATTCTTGCCACCGCAATATTCATGCAGATGCTGGATTCAACAATTCTGAATACTTCTCTTCCTTCTATTGCAAAAGATCTGCACGAATCTCCGCTTAATATGCAGAACGCAATTATCAGTTATGTCCTTACTCTGGCAGTTTTTATGCCTGCGAGCGGATTCCTGGCAGACCGTTTTGGAACGAAAAAAGTATTTATTGTTTCATTAATCCTTTTCAGCTTAGGTTCTTTATTCTGTGCTCTCTCACAAAATCTTACTCAATTGGTCATTTCCCGGGTTCTTCAAGGAGTCGGCGGAAGTTTAATGACCCCTGTAGGAAAATTAGCTCTGATAAAAACCTTTGATAAAAATGAATTACTAAAAGCAATGAACTTTGCTATTATTCCGGCACTTATCGGACCTGTTCTCGGCCCGTTAGTCGGCGGTTATATGGTAGATTATCTTTCCTGGCACTGGATCTTCCTGATCAATATTCCTATTGGGATGATAGGCATCATTCTGGGAATAAAATATATGCCGAATTATAAATCCGAAGCCGTAGATTTTGACTTAAAAGGCTTTCTTATTTTTGCAGGTGCTTCTCTCCTGCTCTCCATCTCGCTGGAACTTTTCGGAGATCTGCAGAATACAACCCCCGTTTTATTAGTCTTTATTTTGGGCTTTTTATTTTTATATTATTACTACAGACACGCAAAAAAAGGAGGAAATCCTATATTTCCATTAAATTTGTTTCAGGTAAGAACTTTCCGTGTTGGGATTGTTGGAAACCTTGCCACCAGACTAGGAATCAGCGCTGTTCCTCTGTTGCTGCCCTTAATGATTCAGATCGCCTATAAACAATCGGCAGTGACTTCAGGATGGATTATAGCACCAATGGCACTGACGGCGATGTTTGGAAAATCTTATGTTATTAAAATTTTAAATAGATTCGGCTACCGCAGAACTTTAATGGTCAACACATTTATTATTGGAACATTAATCTGTCTTTTGGCTATTCCTAATATTCACACCTCTTTATATTGGTTCATTCCAATTATCGCGTTCTTAGGGTTTTTCAATTCTATTCAATTCACTTCCATGAATACCATTTCCATTGCTGATCTGAGAAATTTTCAGACCAGCAGCGGCAACTCTTTAATATCAGTTAACCAGCAGCTTGCCATTGGTTTCGGGATTGCTTTTGGACTGATTGTTTTAAAGTTATTCGAAAATACCGATCTTATTCACGGCGAAATTCACAATGCGTTCCGTCTTACTTTCCTTACAGTAGGTATCTTAACAATTCTTTCAGGTTTAGTGTTCAGAAGACTTCATGTTTTTGACGGCCAGAATATGAAATCTCATTAG
- the asnB gene encoding asparagine synthase B — MCGIVCLFDAKQKTEILRPQILEMSKKIRHRGPDWSGVFQDEKVVFSHERLAIVDPTSGKQPLFTKDGKVVLAVNGEIYNHRELKEEFPDYEFQTESDCEVILALYRKYGKNFIEKLNGIFAFALYDIENGMYLIARDHMGICPLYQGWDKSGNYYVASELKALEGICKTIETFLPGHFVYSEDGSGLQQWYKRDWESYDSVKDNKTDISKIRKGLEDAVHRQLMSDVPYGVLLSGGLDSSVISAVTAKYARQRVESGDQQEAWYPRLHSFAIGLTGSPDLAAAKKAAEHIGSVHHEVNFTVQEGLDAVRDVIYHLETYDVTTVRASTPMYLLARVIKSMGIKMVLSGEGADELFGGYLYFHKAPNAKEFHDETVRKLGKLHLYDCLRANKALMSWGIEGRVPFLDKEFMDIAMTVNPADKMINNAEGKIEKWVLRKAFEDILPESIVWRQKEQFSDGVGYSWIDTLKEVAAKEVTDEMMTNAKFRFPLNTPQNKEEYRYRTIFEEHFPSETAAATVPSVPSVACSTPTALEWDEAFKKMNDPSGRAVKVHETSYE, encoded by the coding sequence ATGTGTGGAATTGTATGTTTGTTTGATGCAAAACAAAAAACTGAAATATTAAGACCTCAAATATTAGAAATGTCAAAGAAAATCCGTCACAGAGGTCCGGATTGGAGCGGCGTATTTCAGGATGAAAAAGTAGTCTTCTCCCATGAAAGGCTGGCTATTGTGGATCCTACTTCAGGAAAACAGCCTTTGTTTACCAAAGACGGAAAAGTAGTTCTGGCAGTCAACGGAGAAATATATAACCATAGAGAGCTTAAAGAAGAGTTTCCGGACTATGAATTTCAAACCGAATCTGACTGCGAAGTAATTTTAGCCTTGTATAGAAAATACGGGAAGAACTTCATTGAAAAACTGAACGGTATTTTTGCTTTTGCATTGTACGATATAGAAAACGGAATGTATTTAATTGCCCGCGATCATATGGGAATCTGTCCTCTTTATCAGGGTTGGGATAAAAGCGGAAACTATTATGTAGCTTCTGAATTAAAAGCATTAGAAGGCATCTGCAAAACCATTGAAACATTTCTGCCCGGACATTTCGTTTACAGCGAAGACGGAAGCGGACTTCAGCAGTGGTACAAAAGAGACTGGGAAAGCTATGACAGCGTTAAAGATAACAAAACTGATATTTCAAAAATCAGAAAAGGACTCGAAGATGCCGTTCACAGACAATTAATGAGTGATGTTCCTTACGGCGTGCTCCTTTCCGGAGGATTAGATTCATCTGTTATTTCTGCCGTCACAGCAAAATATGCAAGACAGAGAGTGGAAAGCGGTGACCAACAGGAAGCCTGGTATCCAAGACTGCACAGTTTTGCTATAGGATTAACCGGTTCTCCAGATTTAGCTGCGGCAAAAAAAGCAGCAGAACATATAGGCTCCGTTCACCATGAAGTAAATTTCACCGTTCAGGAAGGCTTAGATGCTGTACGGGATGTTATTTATCATCTAGAAACATATGATGTTACTACTGTGCGTGCTTCTACTCCGATGTATCTTTTAGCAAGAGTGATAAAATCTATGGGTATAAAAATGGTACTTTCAGGAGAAGGTGCAGATGAATTATTCGGCGGTTATTTATATTTTCATAAAGCTCCGAATGCAAAAGAATTCCATGATGAAACGGTAAGAAAGCTTGGAAAGCTTCATTTATACGACTGTCTTAGAGCCAACAAAGCATTAATGAGCTGGGGAATTGAAGGCCGTGTCCCATTTCTGGATAAAGAATTCATGGATATTGCGATGACGGTAAATCCGGCAGATAAAATGATCAACAACGCAGAAGGAAAAATTGAAAAATGGGTTCTACGAAAAGCTTTTGAAGATATTCTTCCGGAATCTATAGTATGGAGACAAAAAGAACAGTTTTCAGACGGAGTAGGATATTCCTGGATCGACACTTTAAAAGAAGTTGCGGCAAAAGAAGTAACTGACGAAATGATGACGAATGCGAAATTCAGATTTCCGCTCAACACTCCTCAAAATAAAGAAGAGTACCGGTACAGAACTATTTTCGAAGAACATTTCCCTAGTGAAACGGCAGCGGCAACAGTTCCTTCGGTTCCTTCAGTGGCCTGCTCTACTCCTACTGCATTAGAATGGGACGAAGCATTCAAAAAGATGAATGACCCAAGCGGAAGAGCTGTAAAAGTGCATGAAACCTCATATGAATAA
- a CDS encoding GLPGLI family protein translates to MHTRILLSFFTFLFCLTYSQTYEIQYISSYNGKVQAEQTPTLVWANEKENFILNNKIREQKSDYPFEITKVEKPSNTIISYAFLKPGELISTSDAESVGKQTFELINETKKILGYNCKKAVTKINSNTIEVWYTNDLKIKGGPSALGQNLGLVLEIERNKNSLVTANSIKKVKKTDIENILKGTINTTDLLGYRDQLWKSRFTTLKVFENETINFSDESKSTETIKKFGNGTIILKKIKFPNIAPGETIFVELKQQSNGDAYDRTGTVFFIPQDKSQSFFDGLEKGAKTLPVYDNGNGKQYYGVVSTENYDPSIEMMRFFTAFGIQKFNHIQLKGKDWQTTSPYRQDITELKPSLSEKELWIGAFIGNYDKGGHKVSLEITIHKSDQTVNNNNKVIPLFNTLNIMEMAGQDYSTMFSNDKGLFVEFTLKKDLNNAQLRYITTGHGGWENGDEFIPKANSIFLDGKVAFSFIPWRTDCGSYRLYNPASGNFPDGLSSSDLSRSNWCPGTVTNPNFIPLGNLKAGKHTIQVKIPQGASEGTSFSSWNVSGVLLGSE, encoded by the coding sequence ATGCATACAAGAATTTTATTAAGTTTTTTCACCTTTTTATTTTGTCTCACATACTCTCAGACATACGAAATTCAGTACATCAGTTCTTATAACGGGAAAGTACAGGCTGAGCAGACTCCTACTCTTGTATGGGCCAATGAAAAGGAAAATTTTATTTTAAACAATAAAATAAGGGAACAGAAAAGTGACTATCCATTTGAGATTACAAAAGTAGAAAAACCTTCTAATACTATTATTTCCTACGCATTTTTAAAGCCTGGAGAACTTATATCAACTTCTGATGCAGAATCTGTAGGCAAGCAGACTTTTGAATTGATCAATGAAACGAAAAAAATATTAGGATACAACTGTAAAAAAGCAGTCACTAAGATAAATTCCAATACTATTGAAGTCTGGTATACCAATGATTTAAAGATCAAAGGCGGTCCTTCCGCTTTGGGACAGAATTTAGGGCTGGTTCTAGAAATTGAAAGAAATAAAAACTCTTTAGTGACGGCCAATTCTATCAAAAAAGTAAAGAAAACAGATATTGAGAACATTCTAAAAGGAACGATCAATACTACTGATCTTTTAGGCTACAGAGATCAGCTTTGGAAAAGCAGATTTACTACTTTAAAAGTTTTCGAGAATGAAACAATTAATTTCTCCGATGAATCAAAATCGACAGAAACCATAAAAAAATTCGGGAACGGAACCATTATACTTAAAAAAATCAAGTTTCCTAACATCGCACCGGGTGAAACTATTTTTGTTGAATTAAAACAGCAGTCTAACGGAGATGCTTATGACAGAACAGGAACCGTATTTTTCATCCCGCAGGACAAATCGCAGTCTTTCTTTGACGGATTAGAAAAAGGAGCTAAAACCCTCCCCGTTTATGACAACGGAAATGGAAAACAGTACTATGGTGTTGTTTCCACTGAAAACTATGATCCAAGTATTGAAATGATGCGTTTTTTTACAGCTTTCGGAATTCAGAAATTCAATCATATTCAATTAAAAGGAAAAGACTGGCAGACCACCAGCCCGTACCGTCAGGATATCACCGAATTAAAGCCTTCTTTATCAGAAAAAGAACTCTGGATCGGTGCATTTATAGGCAACTACGACAAAGGAGGCCATAAAGTGAGTCTGGAGATCACGATTCATAAAAGTGATCAGACTGTCAATAATAACAATAAAGTTATTCCGTTATTCAACACTCTGAATATTATGGAAATGGCAGGACAGGATTATTCAACAATGTTCAGTAATGACAAAGGCCTTTTTGTTGAATTCACATTAAAAAAAGATTTGAACAACGCACAATTAAGATACATCACCACCGGGCACGGAGGATGGGAGAATGGAGACGAATTTATTCCTAAAGCCAATTCTATTTTTCTAGATGGAAAAGTCGCCTTTTCTTTTATCCCTTGGCGAACAGACTGCGGGTCATACCGCTTATACAATCCTGCTTCAGGAAATTTCCCAGACGGACTTTCATCATCAGATCTAAGCAGATCAAACTGGTGTCCAGGGACAGTTACTAATCCCAACTTTATTCCTCTCGGGAATTTGAAAGCCGGAAAACACACCATTCAAGTAAAGATTCCCCAAGGAGCTTCGGAAGGAACCAGTTTCAGCTCTTGGAACGTATCCGGAGTCTTACTAGGCTCTGAATAA